Proteins from a genomic interval of Papaver somniferum cultivar HN1 chromosome 4, ASM357369v1, whole genome shotgun sequence:
- the LOC113273204 gene encoding putative uncharacterized protein DDB_G0272456 translates to MLNSLCEGIGTVKSENSPCPTNQQPTSSTASIQEPDQVPGGVSKLEKNSTASLSSLDFQALKFEDDGDVVGEDVHPSEENNIWESLFNSFEQIDSISDFMMCSPLRTPDYIISSPRRIIIPPQSCGSNNEINYDYLQRLEMQYILSDGCSSSPPYTTAIQQKGKSSMSPLQRVYNNNTHTKSYNNNHNNSSSSNNNHYLLPESLELPAMEGLEELIDQVHRHNQQYLSAGETFDHHSQHHQMPTTLGTILESLPVQTDDQNSRFLGGSLNDHEQVGNLQMNNQQEVNLYDQFSSFERQQHQLQQMQLQQQLLQNPQQQQQHNNVEHGLMAPVPGSLSSGSFKVKLFIYI, encoded by the coding sequence atgttAAATTCTCTATGTGAGGGCATTGGTACTGTTAAGAGTGAGAACTCTCCATGTCCAACTAACCAACAACCAACTTCTTCAACTGCTTCCATTCAGGAACCCGATCAAGTCCCGGGGGGAGTCTCGAAACTGGAGAAAAACAGTACAGCTAGCCTTTCAAGCTTGGATTTCCAAGCACTAAAGTTCGAGGACGACGGCGATGTCGTGGGAGAAGACGTGCACCCGTCGGAGGAAAATAACATATGGGAAAGTTTGTTTAATAGTTTTGAGCAAATAGATTCTATTTCTGATTTCATGATGTGTTCACCTTTAAGAACACCAGATTACATAATTTCTTCACCAAGGAGAATCATCATACCGCCACAGAGTTGTGGTTCTAACAATGAAATCAATTATGATTATTTACAAAGACTCGAAATGCAATATATACTTTCTGATGGATGCAGTAGCTCTCCTCCTTACACAACAGCCATACAACAGAAGGGAAAATCCTCCATGAGCCCACTTCAAAGGGTTTACAACAACAATACACATACAAAGAGTTATAACAATAATCACAATAATAGTAGTAGTAGCAATAATAATCACTATCTGCTTCCAGAGAGTTTAGAACTTCCAGCAATGGAAGGGTTAGAAGAGCTTATTGACCAAGTTCATCGCCACAATCAACAGTATTTATCTGCAGGAGAGACTTTCGATCATCATTCTCAACATCATCAGATGCCAACAACACTTGGAACAATACTAGAAAGCTTGCCTGTGCAGACTGATGATCAAAATTCTAGGTTTCTCGGTGGGTCATTGAATGATCATGAGCAAGTTGGTAACTTGCAAATGAATAACCAGCAGGAAGTGAATCTGTATGATCAGTTTAGTTCTTTCGAAAGGCAGCAACACCAACTCCAGCAAATGCAACTGCAACAGCAACTACTGCAaaaccctcaacaacaacaacaacataacaATGTTGAGCATGGTTTAATGGCGCCAGTGCCAGGGTCTCTTTCATCTGGGTCTTTCAAGGTAAAACTCTTTATCTATATCTAA